The following are encoded in a window of Halorarum salinum genomic DNA:
- the thiC gene encoding phosphomethylpyrimidine synthase ThiC has product MPTQLERARDGVVTSAMGRVAERERRDPEFVRERVADGRAVIPNNHGHEGLDPMVIGEAFATKVNANIGNSEDTSDPEAELEKLHAAVHFGADTVMDLSTGPDLDRIREANVAHSPVPVGTVPIYEAVKRAGSPADVTRDLLRDVIEKQARQGVDYMTVHAGVLMEHLPLTDGRTTGIVSRGGSILARWMEEHGEQNPLYVDFPELCETFREHDVTVSLGDGLRPGSLADASDEAQFAELDTLGELTGVAQERGVQVMVEGPGHVPMDEIRDNVDRQREACDGAPFYVLGPLVTDVAPGYDHVTSAIGATEAARAGAAMLCYVTPKEHLGLPEREDVREGMAAYRIAAHAADVANGLPGARDWDDALSEARYDFDWRRQFDLALDPERAREFHDRTLPGDNYKEARFCSMCGAEFCSMRIDRDAREAGEGMTDLDDETDLDASPAAAVNLPPVGTHDAERLPAWPPEREGPNDASGEADD; this is encoded by the coding sequence ATGCCGACACAGCTCGAACGCGCCCGGGACGGCGTGGTGACTTCGGCGATGGGACGGGTGGCCGAACGGGAGCGCCGCGATCCCGAGTTCGTCCGCGAACGGGTCGCGGACGGTCGTGCCGTGATCCCGAACAACCACGGACACGAGGGGCTCGACCCGATGGTGATCGGCGAGGCGTTCGCGACGAAGGTGAACGCCAACATCGGCAACAGCGAGGACACGAGCGACCCCGAGGCGGAACTGGAGAAGCTTCACGCCGCCGTCCACTTCGGCGCCGACACGGTGATGGACCTCTCGACGGGCCCGGACCTCGACCGCATCCGCGAGGCGAACGTCGCCCACTCCCCGGTGCCGGTCGGCACCGTGCCCATCTACGAGGCGGTCAAGCGCGCCGGTTCGCCCGCGGACGTCACACGCGACCTCCTCCGCGACGTGATCGAGAAGCAGGCCCGCCAGGGCGTCGATTACATGACCGTCCACGCGGGCGTGCTGATGGAGCACCTCCCGCTCACCGACGGCCGCACCACGGGCATCGTCTCGCGGGGCGGCTCCATCCTCGCGCGTTGGATGGAGGAGCACGGCGAGCAGAACCCGCTGTACGTCGACTTCCCGGAGCTCTGCGAGACGTTCCGCGAACACGACGTGACCGTGAGCCTCGGCGACGGCCTGCGACCCGGAAGCCTCGCGGACGCCTCCGACGAGGCCCAGTTCGCGGAACTCGACACGCTGGGGGAGCTGACCGGGGTCGCCCAGGAGCGCGGCGTGCAGGTCATGGTCGAGGGGCCGGGGCACGTTCCGATGGACGAGATCCGCGACAACGTCGACCGCCAGCGCGAGGCGTGCGACGGCGCGCCGTTCTACGTGCTCGGCCCGCTCGTCACCGACGTCGCGCCCGGCTACGACCACGTCACCTCGGCCATCGGCGCGACCGAGGCCGCCCGAGCGGGCGCCGCGATGCTCTGTTACGTCACCCCGAAGGAGCACCTCGGCCTCCCCGAACGCGAGGACGTGCGGGAGGGGATGGCGGCCTACCGCATCGCCGCCCACGCCGCCGACGTGGCGAACGGCCTGCCCGGCGCGCGCGACTGGGACGACGCGCTCTCGGAGGCGCGGTACGACTTCGACTGGCGCCGACAGTTCGACCTGGCGCTCGACCCCGAACGGGCCCGGGAGTTCCACGACCGGACGCTGCCCGGCGACAACTACAAGGAGGCCCGATTCTGCTCCATGTGCGGCGCCGAGTTCTGCTCGATGCGCATCGACCGGGACGCCCGCGAGGCCGGCGAGGGGATGACGGACCTCGACGACGAAACCGACCTCGACGCGTCGCCCGCCGCGGCCGTGAACCTGCCGCCCGTCGGCACCCACGACGCCGAGAGGCTCCCGGCGTGGCCGCCGGAGAGGGAGGGGCCGAACGATGCGTCCGGCGAGGCGGACGACTGA
- a CDS encoding geranylgeranyl reductase family protein, which produces MTTYEPDVAVVGAGTAGCYAAATAADAGLDVVVVERKDEEEAGHIACGDALKGADAFPEAIPKETIEPAFTNTGVTHGRFEIPSHDTVLEIPVPGELAVLDRWEYGRRIIRGAAGRGVEFHYDTVVQDVTQDDDGTVTGVRAKRKGDVVEYDAEIVIDAAGSLSILQDKGDFADATFDTNVSYSQFCSAYREVVEVPEPVEWTDALVFKPTKTAAGYLWYFPRTSTEINAGLGFQMNEEPMKLVEVLKEDLRNRAEFAGATVKDKLGAALPTRRPYDSAVAPGFVAVGDAAGHVNPTTGGGIAGAAYAGKYAAEQAVRAISEGDVSESALWRYNERVMDHFGARYAGLDVYNILSTAVDVDDLMGLMASLPGEKLAEALYSGKTSMGLGLKLRTAVDSFGYWRQIRDFYRVKGHAEGLIEHYERYPSRPGAFEGWRAQRDDLMEGVYEATGAEPKY; this is translated from the coding sequence ATGACCACGTACGAGCCGGACGTCGCGGTGGTCGGCGCGGGCACCGCGGGCTGTTACGCGGCCGCCACGGCGGCCGACGCGGGCCTCGACGTCGTCGTCGTCGAGCGCAAGGACGAGGAGGAGGCGGGCCACATCGCCTGCGGGGACGCGCTGAAGGGCGCCGACGCCTTCCCCGAGGCGATCCCGAAGGAGACCATCGAGCCGGCGTTCACGAACACCGGCGTCACGCACGGACGCTTCGAGATTCCGAGCCACGACACGGTGCTCGAGATCCCGGTCCCCGGCGAACTCGCGGTGCTCGACCGCTGGGAGTACGGCCGGCGCATCATCCGGGGCGCGGCGGGTCGGGGCGTCGAGTTCCACTACGACACGGTCGTCCAGGACGTGACCCAGGACGACGACGGCACCGTGACCGGCGTCCGCGCCAAGCGAAAGGGCGACGTCGTCGAGTACGACGCGGAGATCGTCATCGACGCCGCCGGCTCGCTCTCCATCCTCCAGGACAAGGGCGACTTCGCCGACGCCACCTTCGACACGAACGTCTCCTACTCGCAGTTCTGCTCCGCCTACCGCGAGGTCGTCGAGGTTCCCGAACCCGTCGAGTGGACCGACGCGCTCGTGTTCAAGCCGACCAAGACCGCCGCGGGCTACCTCTGGTACTTCCCGCGCACGAGCACCGAGATCAACGCCGGCCTCGGCTTCCAGATGAACGAGGAGCCGATGAAGCTCGTCGAGGTCCTCAAGGAGGACCTCCGAAACCGCGCGGAGTTCGCCGGCGCGACGGTGAAGGACAAGCTCGGCGCCGCGCTCCCCACCCGCCGCCCGTACGACTCCGCGGTCGCGCCGGGCTTCGTCGCCGTCGGGGACGCGGCGGGCCACGTCAACCCCACCACCGGCGGCGGCATCGCGGGCGCCGCCTACGCGGGGAAGTACGCCGCCGAGCAGGCCGTGAGAGCCATCTCGGAGGGCGACGTGAGCGAGTCGGCGCTGTGGCGCTACAACGAGCGCGTGATGGACCACTTCGGCGCACGCTACGCGGGGCTGGACGTGTACAACATCCTCTCGACCGCGGTGGACGTCGACGACCTGATGGGGCTGATGGCGTCGCTGCCGGGCGAGAAGCTGGCGGAGGCGCTCTACTCCGGGAAGACGTCGATGGGGCTGGGGCTGAAGCTCCGCACCGCCGTCGACAGCTTCGGCTACTGGCGACAGATCCGGGACTTCTACCGGGTGAAGGGCCACGCGGAGGGACTGATCGAGCACTACGAGCGCTACCCCTCGCGGCCGGGGGCGTTCGAGGGCTGGCGGGCCCAGCGGGACGACCTGATGGAGGGCGTCTACGAGGCCACCGGGGCCGAGCCGAAGTACTAG
- the pyrB gene encoding aspartate carbamoyltransferase — MRHDHLLSAGQLTRGDIEAVLDRAAELAADPASVAERHADRLLALCFFEPSTRTKMSFDAAMKRLGGDTVDMGTVESSSVKKGESLADTVRVIEGYADGIVLRHPSEGAAKLAAEFVDVPIVNAGDGAGQHPSQTLLDLYTMRENAGLDDLTVGIMGDLKYGRTVHSLAEALTNFDARMHFVSPESLKLPRGVQFDLHEGGAKLREHTDLGDVLPELDVLYVTRIQRERFPDENEYQTVAGQYQIDAETLEAAPDDLTVMHPLPRVDEIAPDVDATEHARYFQQAHNGIPVRMALLDELLSVEGGDR, encoded by the coding sequence ATGCGCCACGACCACCTCCTCTCGGCCGGCCAGCTCACCCGAGGGGACATCGAGGCGGTGCTGGACCGCGCCGCCGAGCTGGCGGCCGACCCGGCGAGCGTCGCCGAGCGCCACGCCGACCGGCTGCTCGCGCTGTGCTTCTTCGAGCCGAGCACGCGCACCAAGATGTCCTTCGACGCGGCGATGAAACGACTCGGGGGGGACACCGTCGACATGGGCACCGTCGAGTCCTCGTCGGTGAAGAAGGGCGAGTCGCTCGCGGACACCGTCCGCGTCATCGAGGGGTACGCCGACGGCATCGTCCTCCGGCACCCGAGCGAGGGGGCCGCGAAGCTCGCCGCCGAGTTCGTCGACGTGCCGATCGTCAACGCGGGCGACGGCGCGGGCCAGCACCCGAGCCAGACGCTGCTCGACCTGTACACGATGCGCGAGAACGCCGGGCTCGACGACCTGACGGTCGGCATCATGGGCGACCTGAAGTACGGGCGGACGGTCCACTCGCTCGCGGAGGCGCTCACGAACTTCGACGCCCGGATGCACTTCGTCAGCCCGGAGTCCCTGAAGCTCCCCCGCGGGGTACAGTTCGACCTCCACGAGGGCGGCGCGAAGCTCCGGGAACACACCGACCTCGGGGACGTCCTCCCCGAACTCGACGTGCTCTACGTCACGCGCATCCAGCGCGAGCGCTTCCCCGACGAGAACGAGTACCAGACGGTGGCCGGCCAGTACCAGATCGACGCCGAGACGCTCGAGGCGGCGCCCGACGACCTCACCGTGATGCACCCGCTCCCGCGCGTCGACGAGATCGCGCCGGACGTCGACGCCACCGAGCACGCGCGGTACTTCCAGCAGGCCCACAACGGCATCCCGGTGCGGATGGCGCTGCTGGACGAACTGCTCTCCGTCGAGGGGGGTGACCGATGA
- a CDS encoding glycoside hydrolase family 10 protein has protein sequence MTRYGVVTRNAEEVAWPEFDRGFYEVKDVTGRSAEPLENAVNMVSCFGDNAAAESNPDLVPVNDAGEPATRDRTYFDWAYVCPTHGDYRRGLLEIVEDCADVNGDVRLDDVGFPRQGYCRCDRCREQFAASDHDEWADWRAEVITDFVAEATDRIPGRTYLTLYPDPYPGHLHERAGLDLDALADHVDEFVVPLYDTHYGTTYWLETIAKGFESRLDGLDVAFSVELYAVNVEIDDLIHATEVAEAYANEVFFGYDASQAAAALRRRRADSREGVTFGGSEGE, from the coding sequence ATGACCAGGTACGGGGTCGTCACCCGGAACGCCGAGGAGGTGGCGTGGCCGGAGTTCGACCGCGGCTTCTACGAGGTGAAGGACGTCACCGGCCGCTCGGCCGAGCCCCTAGAGAACGCCGTCAACATGGTCTCCTGCTTCGGCGACAACGCGGCCGCCGAGTCCAACCCCGACCTCGTCCCCGTGAACGACGCCGGCGAGCCGGCGACCCGCGACCGGACGTACTTCGACTGGGCGTACGTCTGCCCGACCCACGGGGACTACCGGCGCGGCCTGCTCGAGATCGTCGAGGACTGCGCCGACGTGAACGGCGACGTCCGCCTCGACGACGTCGGGTTCCCCCGCCAGGGCTACTGTCGGTGTGACCGATGTCGGGAGCAGTTCGCCGCGAGCGACCACGACGAGTGGGCCGACTGGCGCGCCGAGGTGATCACCGACTTCGTCGCGGAGGCGACCGACCGGATCCCGGGCCGGACGTACCTCACGCTCTACCCAGACCCCTACCCGGGCCACCTGCACGAGCGCGCGGGGCTGGACCTCGACGCGCTGGCCGACCACGTCGACGAGTTCGTCGTCCCGCTGTACGACACCCACTACGGGACGACCTACTGGCTCGAGACCATCGCGAAGGGGTTCGAGAGCCGGCTCGACGGGCTGGACGTCGCCTTCTCCGTGGAACTGTACGCGGTGAACGTCGAAATCGACGACCTCATTCACGCCACGGAGGTCGCGGAGGCGTACGCCAACGAGGTGTTCTTCGGGTACGACGCGAGCCAGGCCGCCGCCGCGCTCCGGCGGCGGCGCGCGGACTCGCGGGAGGGCGTCACGTTCGGGGGGAGCGAGGGCGAGTGA
- a CDS encoding universal stress protein, with the protein MYDRILVPTDGSPAADAAVEHAITIAERFGATLHALYVIDATAYSSLEAGSQMVAEALEEEGDAAVDRIAEAAAAADIPVVESVVSGTAYRSILEYADEHDIDLVVMGTHGRRGIDRYLLGSVTERVVRTADQPVLTVRLPEEEQ; encoded by the coding sequence ATGTACGACAGGATCCTCGTGCCGACGGACGGGAGTCCGGCGGCGGACGCGGCGGTCGAGCACGCCATCACGATCGCAGAGCGGTTCGGCGCGACGCTCCACGCGCTGTACGTCATCGACGCGACGGCCTACTCCTCGCTGGAGGCCGGCAGCCAGATGGTCGCCGAGGCGCTCGAGGAGGAGGGGGACGCCGCCGTCGACCGCATCGCCGAGGCGGCGGCGGCGGCCGACATTCCCGTCGTCGAGTCGGTCGTCTCCGGGACCGCCTACCGCTCCATCCTCGAGTACGCCGACGAGCACGACATCGACCTCGTCGTGATGGGAACCCACGGCCGGCGGGGGATCGACCGCTACCTGCTCGGGAGCGTCACCGAGCGCGTCGTCCGGACCGCCGACCAACCGGTGCTCACCGTCCGACTGCCCGAGGAGGAGCAGTAG
- a CDS encoding amidohydrolase, with product MSLAVAHDDLVQFRRDLHRHPEPAWCEFYTTARIVEELETRDVDEIHYGPDVLGAERMNVPDDDELAEWFDRAKAAGAREDILAELEGGYTGAVAVIRRGDGPVVGLRVDIDALPIEEADAEHAPADGGFRSENEGWMHACGHDAHATFGLGAIDEVLASDFEGTLKVFFQPGEEQIVGGKPMAESELIGDVEYLVAVHVGLDHPTGEVVAGVDGFLAVSHFLAEFSGVPSHAGGHPEQGKNTVQAMAAAVQNLYGIPRHADGATRVNAGLVGGGTATNIIPEESYVEGEVRGETTDLMEYMDDKAETVLRSAAEMHEVEVETERLGRAPSATSDQELVDVVADVAGGVSGVDSVLERDELGGSEDATFLMRAVQDDGGYATYVGVGTDHPGGHHTSTFDVDEASLDVGVELLSGTVLEIAKRRP from the coding sequence ATGAGCCTGGCAGTCGCACACGACGACCTCGTCCAGTTCCGCAGGGACCTCCACCGACACCCCGAGCCCGCGTGGTGCGAATTCTACACGACCGCGCGCATCGTCGAGGAACTGGAGACCCGCGACGTCGACGAGATCCACTACGGCCCCGACGTCCTCGGCGCCGAGCGGATGAACGTCCCCGACGACGACGAACTGGCCGAGTGGTTCGACCGCGCGAAGGCGGCCGGCGCGCGGGAGGATATCCTCGCCGAACTCGAGGGGGGTTACACCGGCGCGGTGGCCGTGATTCGACGGGGAGACGGGCCGGTCGTCGGCCTGCGCGTGGACATCGACGCGCTCCCTATCGAGGAGGCCGACGCCGAGCACGCGCCCGCGGACGGCGGGTTCCGCTCGGAGAACGAGGGCTGGATGCACGCCTGCGGCCACGACGCCCACGCCACGTTCGGCCTCGGCGCCATCGACGAGGTGCTCGCGTCCGACTTCGAGGGCACGCTGAAGGTGTTCTTCCAGCCCGGCGAGGAGCAGATCGTCGGCGGGAAGCCGATGGCCGAGTCCGAGTTGATCGGGGACGTGGAGTACCTCGTCGCCGTCCACGTCGGCCTCGACCACCCGACGGGCGAGGTCGTCGCGGGCGTCGACGGCTTCCTCGCCGTCTCGCACTTCCTCGCGGAGTTCTCGGGCGTCCCGAGCCACGCCGGCGGCCACCCCGAGCAAGGGAAGAACACGGTGCAGGCGATGGCGGCGGCGGTCCAGAACCTCTACGGCATCCCCCGGCACGCCGACGGCGCGACCCGCGTGAACGCCGGCCTCGTCGGCGGCGGCACCGCGACGAACATCATCCCCGAGGAGTCGTACGTCGAGGGTGAGGTCCGCGGCGAGACGACCGACCTGATGGAGTACATGGACGACAAGGCCGAGACGGTGCTCCGCTCGGCCGCCGAGATGCACGAGGTCGAGGTCGAGACCGAACGGCTCGGCCGCGCGCCCTCCGCCACCTCGGACCAGGAACTCGTGGACGTCGTCGCCGACGTCGCCGGCGGCGTTTCCGGCGTGGACTCGGTGCTCGAGCGCGACGAACTCGGCGGCAGCGAGGACGCGACGTTCCTCATGCGGGCGGTCCAGGACGACGGCGGCTACGCGACGTACGTGGGCGTCGGCACCGACCACCCGGGCGGCCACCACACGAGCACGTTCGACGTGGACGAGGCGTCGCTCGACGTCGGCGTCGAACTGCTCTCGGGGACGGTGCTGGAGATCGCGAAGCGCCGGCCGTAG
- the pyrI gene encoding aspartate carbamoyltransferase regulatory subunit, translating into MTERELRVSKIRDGTVIDHVTAGQALNVLAVLGIDGDEGFGVSIGMNVPSDTLGKKDIVKVEGRELSQGEVDIISLLAPEATVNIVREYEVIEKNRVERPERVVGLLRCPNHNCITNADEPVSSSFRVVDDGVRCEYCGEIIRTDIGDHLAVN; encoded by the coding sequence ATGACCGAGCGCGAACTCCGCGTCTCGAAGATCCGCGACGGCACCGTCATCGACCACGTCACGGCCGGCCAGGCGCTGAACGTCCTCGCGGTGCTCGGCATCGACGGCGACGAGGGGTTCGGCGTCTCCATCGGGATGAACGTCCCGTCGGACACGCTGGGGAAGAAGGACATCGTGAAGGTCGAGGGTCGGGAGCTCTCGCAGGGGGAGGTGGACATCATCTCGCTGCTCGCCCCCGAGGCGACCGTCAACATCGTCCGGGAGTACGAGGTGATCGAGAAGAACCGCGTGGAGCGGCCCGAGCGCGTGGTCGGCCTCCTTCGCTGCCCGAACCACAACTGCATCACGAACGCCGACGAACCGGTCTCGTCGTCGTTCCGGGTGGTCGACGACGGCGTCCGCTGTGAGTACTGCGGGGAGATCATCCGGACGGACATCGGCGATCACCTGGCGGTGAACTGA